A window of the Gossypium hirsutum isolate 1008001.06 chromosome A05, Gossypium_hirsutum_v2.1, whole genome shotgun sequence genome harbors these coding sequences:
- the LOC107959253 gene encoding uncharacterized protein yields the protein MTRRLSPAEAQAVITEASARIIEQGFDAAMFTTETVIGAFLPIKSYLRLAKQFTRHEDRQIRDGLLDHAISNNIIEKPGSATFADVVKFLKYLISPVGQQVQYLEQQKAKLRRKPSGFSPDQAQAQITEASARIVEHGFDAALFTIDAVYGAGLPISQFLKLAKKFTMFDRGFRDELLTEAIRSNIIKAPSSATFADVVNFLYYLRLPFEQRSKYSVQKAKLCRKVGDDGVVQEAAVKIFKPQMDDFATPQKRGSILELAGGVEVPPVVDSLTFSPNKRARGDSS from the exons ATGACGCGTCGTCTCTCCCCCGCTGAAGCTCAGGCCGTAATTACTGAAGCATCAGCTCGGATAATCGAGCAAGGTTTCGATGCCGCGATGTTCACCACCGAAACCGTCATTGGTGCATTCCTTCCAATAAAAAGCTACTTGAGGCTGGCGAAGCAGTTCACGAGGCACGAGGATCGCCAAATCAGGGATGGTCTCTTGGACCACGCCATCAGTAATAACATCATTGAGAAACCGGGCTCGGCGACTTTTGCTGATGTTGTAAAGTTCCTCAAATACCTGATATCACCTGTGGGACAGCAAGTGCAGTACTTGGAGCAGCAGAAGGCTAAGCTGCGCAGAAAGCCAA GTGGCTTCTCCCCTGACCAAGCTCAGGCGCAGATCACTGAAGCATCAGCTCGGATCGTCGAGCATGGTTTCGATGCTGCATTGTTCACTATTGACGCCGTTTATGGCGCAGGCTTACCCATCAGTCAATTCCTGAAGCTTGCAAAGAAATTCACGATGTTCGATCGCGGTTTCAGGGATGAATTATTGACCGAAGCCATAAGAAGTAACATCATTAAGGCACCAAGCTCCGCGACTTTTGCTGATGTTGTCAACTTTCTCTATTACCTGAGATTACCGTTTGAACAGCGATCGAAGTACTCTGTGCAGAAGGCAAAACTGTGCCGCAAGGTCGGGGATGATGGAGTAGTACAGGAAGCCGCTGTAAAGATCTTTAAGCCTCAAATGGATGATTTTGCCACACCTCAGAAACGTGGGAGTATCCTGGAATTAGCAGGTGGGGTTGAGGTTCCACCAGTTGTTGATTCGCTCACTTTTTCACCTAACAAGCGAGCTAGAGGCGACTCGAGCTGA
- the LOC107959250 gene encoding uncharacterized protein, whose protein sequence is MYRIRSASCSEKMYAEFGNPHSQGSMRLPKWRHVFHFQSSSPTPSEVVPWPPKYFARFWKANFCFRPTIFGRPSWLFKVYALPRTILILLKNIFQQTNPPS, encoded by the exons ATGTATAGAATCCGCTCCGCTTCCTGCTCTGAAAAG ATGTATGCTGAATTCGGAAATCCTCATTCCCAGGGATCCATGCGTCTTCCCAAATGGAGACATGTTTTCCATTTCCAATCCTCCAGCCCAACCCCTTCAGAAGTAGTTCCGTGGCCGCCCAAATACTTTGCCAG ATTCTGGAAAGCCAACTTTTGTTTTCGCCCCACCATATTTGGAAGACCAAG TTGGCTTTTCAAAGTTTACGCACTGCCCCGAACAATCCTCATACTTCTCAAGAATATCTTTCAGCAGACAAATCCCCCTTCTTGA
- the LOC121203642 gene encoding molybdopterin biosynthesis protein CNX1 yields the protein MIPVDEALQIVLSVAQKLPPATVPLHQALGKVLAQDIVAPDPLPPYPASIKDGYAVIASDGPGEYPVIVESRAGNDGLGVTVTPGTVAYVTTGGPIPDGADAVVQVEDTEQVKASSETKHVKILVQTSKGVDIRQVGCDIQKDAVVLKSGERIGASEVGLLATVGVTMVKVQPTPTIAVLSTGDELVEPTVGSLSRGKIRDSNRAMLLAAAAQEQCTVRDLGLVGDDKEELERVLDGAFSSGINILLTSGGVSMGDKDFVKPLLEKKGKVHFNKVCMKPGKPLTFAEICLNRAENASVNKVLAFGLPGNPVSCLVCFQLFVVPTVRLLAGWENPHLLRVEARLQQPLKADPVRPEFYRATIRWEANDGSGSAGFVAESTGHQMSSRLLSMKSANALLELPASGRVIPAGSSVSTIVISDLSGTPLSKAASSYDSSSSSTPHKSVPNEIMGDRSQDVQFKVAVLTVSDTVASGAGPDRSGPRAVSVVNSSSEKLGGAKVVATGVVSDDVGKIKEVLRRWSDIDKLDLILTLGGTGFTPRDVTPEATKEVIEKETPGLLYVMMQESLKVTPFAMLSRSAAGIRGSTLIINMPGNPNAVAECMEALLPALKHALKQVKGDKREKHPRHIPHEHATPVDTWERSHKLASAGSVKPSCPCSH from the exons ATGATACCAGTCGACGAAGCTCTTCAGATTGTGCTCAGCGTTGCCCAGAAACTGCCACCTGCCACCGTCCCACTTCACCAAGCTCTTGGAAAAGTTTTGGCTCAAGATATCGTTGCTCCGGACCCTTTGCCTCCTTATCCAGCCTCAATCAAG GATGGTTATGCTGTGATTGCTTCGGATGGTCCTGGTGAGTATCCTGTAATAGTTGAATCAAGAGCTGGAAATGATGGCCTTGGTGTTACAGTGACTCCTGGAACTGTTGCATATGTCACAACTGGAG GACCAATACCCGATGGTGCTGATGCAGTTGTCCAAGTTGAGGACACTGAACAGGTTAAAGCTTCTTCTGAAACAAAGCATGTAAAGATATTGGTGCAAACTAGTAAAGGTGTTGATATTCGTCAAGTG GGATGCGACATTCAGAAAGATGCAGTAGTTCTAAAATCTGGAGAAAGAATAGGTGCTTCAGAAGTGGGACTGCTTGCTACAGTTGGTGTTACTATGGTGAAG GTGCAGCCTACACCAACGATTGCTGTACTTTCTACTGGAGATGAACTTGTAGAGCCCACAGTAGGGTCCCTAAGTCGTGGCAAG ATTAGGGATTCCAACCGTGCAATGTTATTGGCAGCTGCAGCACAGGAACAATGCACAGTGCGTGACCTTGGTCTTGTTGGAGATGACAAAGAAGAACTTGAGAGGGTCTTGGACGGTGCTTTTTCTTCAGGGATTAATATTCTTCTGACTTCTGGGGGCGTTTCCATGGGAGATAAGGATTTTGTGAAGCCACTGCTTGAAAAGAAGGGGAAAGTGCACTTCAACAAG GTTTGCATGAAACCAGGGAAACCATTGACATTTGCTGAGATATGTTTAAACCGGGCGGAGAATGCATCAGTGAACAAAGTTCTTGCATTTGGTTTACCAGGGAATCCAGTTAGCTGTCTAGTTTGTTTCCAACTCTTTGTGGTCCCTACTGTACGTCTCCTAGCAGGATGGGAAAATCCACATCTTTTGAG AGTGGAAGCTCGACTTCAACAACCATTAAAGGCAGATCCAGTTCGGCCAGAATTTTATCGTGCTACTATCAGATGGGAGGCTAATGATGGATCGGGGAGTGCCGG ATTTGTCGCTGAGAGCACTGGCCACCAAATGAGTAGTCGGCTTCTGAGTATGAAGTCAGCTAATGCTTTGCTCGAGTTGCCAGCTTCAGGGAGAGTTATTCCTGCTGGAAGTTCTGTCTCAACCATTGTTATTTCTGATTTAAGTGGTACCCCATTGAGCAAGGCTGCATCATCATATGATTCAAGTTCAAGTAGTACGCCACATAAAAGTGTTCCAAATGAAATAATGGGAGATAGATCTCAGGATGTGCAGTTCAAAGTAGCTGTTCTTACAGTGAGTGATACTGTTGCATCAGGTGCTGGCCCTGATCGAAG TGGGCCAAGGGCAGTATCTGTTGTGAATTCCTCATCGGAAAAGTTAGGAGGTGCAAAGGTAGTTGCTACAGGTGTGGTTTCAGATGATGTGGGAAAGATCAAGGAAGTTTTGCGGAGATGGAGTGATATTGATAAGCTGGATCTTATCCTTACACTTG GTGGCACCGGATTCACTCCAAGAGATGTGACCCCTGAAGCAACTAAAGAGGTGATTGAAAAAGAAACACCTGGTCTTTTGTATGTCATGATGCAAGAGAGTTTAAAG GTAACACCATTTGCTATGCTCTCACGCTCAGCAGCAGGCATAAGAGGGTCAACATTG ATCATCAACATGCCCGGGAATCCAAATGCAGTCGCAGAATGCATGGAGGCATTGTTGCCTGCCCTTAAGCATGCACTAAAGCAGGTAAAGGGTGACAAAAGAGAGAAACATCCCCGGCACATCCCTCATGAACATGCTACACCAGTGGATACTTGGGAGCGCAGCCATAAGTTGGCCTCTGCTGGTAGTGTCAAACCCAGTTGTCCTTGTTCCCATTAA